Sequence from the Gloeocapsopsis dulcis genome:
CATGAAGTAAGAATGAAACGACCACAGCAGGTATCCGGACATCAGCGACGTACTCAGGGCTGTCAGCAGTAAATACGTCACTAATAGCCGCGTGTGAAAGGAGTGCTTTTTCAGCCAAATAGGTACCTGAATCGAACTTAGCAACCTCCTCATTTCAAGCTTGACCAGCAATATGACGACGCATAACGGTTTTAATGCGGGCTAATAGTTCGCGGGTATTGAATGGTTTAGTGATGTAGTCATCGGCACCTGCCTCTAGCCCCCAAACTTTGTCAATATCCTGGTCTTTGGCGGTTAGCATGATGATCGGAATGTTAGAGAATGCCCGAATTCGCCAGCAAAGCTCCATTCCATCGACTTCTGGCAGCATTAAATCAAGCAGAATAATATCTGGAACTTGCTTGTGAAATAACTTCAAGGCAGTGGCTCCATCCCCTGCCGTCGTCACTTCATATCCTTCTTTCTGAAGTGCATAGGTGAGGCTTTCGCACAATGGTACTTCGTCATCTACTAGTAAAACGTGAGGCATTTAGCATTATTAAGCGCTGCTTTTTCAGAGACTGTCATGGAATCAGTTTCCAATCTTCTTCCTTAAGGTACAAATTAACTAGATTATTTATGACTCAGCGGCTTGGTAAGCGCAACACTAATGCTGATTGTACCTTGTCACCCAGTGTTATAGCCTCGCGGCGTAATCATCCAGTTTCCGTGGGTGCGGGTACTTTGATTGCCTATGAGAACCGTACTCAACATATCTATAGGAATATCGAGCAGTTTTTCAAGTGTCGTTAAGGTAATTTGTTCATCTTGGCGATATACCGAACGGACTACAGCAACAGGTGTTTGAGGATTGCGATATTGCAGAAATATCTCGATCGCAGTCGTGAGTTGTTGAATGCGTGTTTGCGATCGCGGATTATACAGCGCCGTAACAAAATCTGCCATGGCTGCAGCGTGTAAGCGTTTTTCAATGACTTCCCACGGTGTCAGTAGATCGCTTAAACTAATTGCACAAAAATCATGCATTAATGGCGCACCTAAACGTGCGGCGGCGGCTTGCATTGCTGTAATTCCTGGAAAGACTTCTACTTTTGGAGTATTACCATCCCAGCCTTGTGTTTGCAGTTCCTCTAGAACTAAACCCGCCATGCCATAAATGCCAATATCACCTGAAGAAACTACAGCTACAGTTAAACCCCACTGCGCGAGTGCGATCGCCCGTTGCGCCCGTTGGCGTTCTTGAGTAATTGGTAAGGCTTCAATAATTTGATGCGGCTGGAGGAGTGGGGCGATTAAGTCGATGTACAGCGAGTAACCAATGACTGCATCCGCAGAAGCTACCGCAGCTTGTGCAGCTGGAGTTATTTGGTCTAACTGTCCTGGTCCTATACCAACAAGTAACAAACAACCAGTACGTCCAGTATATTCTTGTTCAGCTTGGGCGATCGCAACTGTAACCGCACCTTGAAATTCAGTAGAAGCGCGAAAAATTTGCTTAGAAACAAGTAAATGTTGAGCCTTGGCAGCACACAACGCCGCAGCCTCAGCTACGCTGGGGGTTCCCACTTCAGCATCAACAATTTTTGAGGGATTGGGTACAGTAACAGAACATAAAATATCCGCAGGAAAGGTGCATAAAGGGAAATTGCGATCGCGACACATTTCAACTAACCCAACTTCATCGGCTTTGATATCAATCGTGGCAATACCAGCGATTGCCTGTTCAGCTAATTGATGATCTTGACATACGTGTTTAATTGTGCTTTCAATTAGTTCACGCGATGTCCCGCGTTCGCACCCAATTCCTAGCCAGAGAACACGAGGATGCCAATGGATGGAGGGGTGAGGAGTGAGGGGTAAGGGGTGTAGGGCTTTGCCCTTCTCGGAGAGTGGGGTAATATAGATTCTGGGAATTGTATCTAAAGAGGCTTCTAAACTCAAGCTGGATTTTTGAAAGCTAACGGTTGATTGCCATAGGGTAGAACCGGCTTCTTGAATGACTTGTACTGGTTCACTGCGGGCGATCGCTGCACTTACTTCTGTCCAGTTTCCCTCACCGCGTTGCCAACCGAAGGGAATACCTAAAATATCAACTGCTGGCAATCCTAATGTAGATGCAGCGCCAGTTAGTACAGGTGTCGCATTGAGTAGCTGTGCGATCGCTTGTGTCAGTTTATCCGCGCCGCCTTGATGTCCACTGCACAAACTGATCACAAATTTACCAGTTTCATCGACAACAACAATTGCCGGATCGCAGGATTTATGTTGGAGTAAAGGCGCTATTAGTCGCACGACAGCCCCCGTTGCTAAACCAAATATTAAACCTTGGTGTGTTTTCCAATGTTCAGCAACATGACTTTTGAGCGAACCTGTGTAAACCTTTGCTCCTGCAATACCTTCAATTGATTCTGGAACCCAAAGTGTGATACCATTTTGACACAATTGCTGTAGCGTTTTAGCTGCTGTTGGAGTTGTGGCGATCGCCGCGAGTGGTTGAAAGTTTTGCAAAGTTAACACAAGTAATAATAAACCCAAGATGTAGTGCCTATTTTAGCTGTACAGTTTCATGTAAAAACTACCAGCTTCATAAAGAAATCTAAGCTTCACGTAAATAGTTTTATGATCTAACTGAGATTCTGCCTGAACAAGCAGCATTTATTCACTTGCTTGCATTGAATCGAGGTAAGCTTGTAGTGACTCCGCTAAGATTTGTACGCAGGGTTCGCGTAACAGATTGAAGTGGTGCCCAGGAAGATCTTTAATCTCTATGCCCCCAGCAACTAATTTACCCCAGCCTAATTGGGAATCAATTTTCATGGATGGCGACCAAGATTTATGTTGTTGAGTTGCTCGGAATAGAAGTAACTTACCTGAGTAAACTTGAGGTACATAAGTTTTAAGAGCTTGATCAAAAGCTGCTTGCAATGGCGTCGTTTGCAGAGATACTGTAGATTGTTTTTGCGAATAAAATCTCTGCTTCAACTTCTGTTTTATATAAGTAAATTCTGCTTTGAGTTTAAGTCGTAACAAGTTATTTAAATGCCAAGAAAACTTACTACGTAAAGATAATTTTTCAAACTCCAGCCCCTGCCTGTTATAGGTATCTACTAAAACCAATACAGCTATTTTTTGCCCTTGAGCTTGCAACTGTCTTGCCATCTCATATGCTATTAAACCTCCAAAAGAGTAACCACCAATAAAGTAAGGACCAAAGGGCTGGAAATCCTGTATTTCTCGGATGTAGTCAGCTGCCATCTCTTCAACACGGGTATGGGGAGTTTGTTTACCATCCAATCCTTTTGCTTGTAGCCCATAAAAGGGTTGATCTTGACCTAGATAATGCGCCAAGCTGCGGTAGCCCAAAACATTACCACCCATAGTGTGTACGAAAGTTTTGTACAAACGGATACCTGGTTCACTGTTGAAGGGATGGGGAATAAATTTCTCGGCAGTTAGCTCTGGGCGGTTGAGGTACCCCCTAGCAAGCCCTGATCCACTAATGTATAGCTCGCCTGGAACCCCTACAGGTACAGGCTGTAACTCAGGGTTTAGGATGTAAATTTGTGTATTAGCAATTGGACGACCAATCGGGGCAATTCGATAATTACTATTGCGATCGCAATAGTAATAAGTAGCATCTATTGAGGCTTCTGTGGGACCATAGACATTGTGCAAAACATTGTCTATGTTCAGGCGGGTAAAGAAACGCGTTTGGAGTTCTGCTGGTAAAGCTTCACCCCCGCAAAAGATATACCTCAAGTATTTACAAGCATCAACGTCCCTTTCCTCTAAGAACAAGCGGAGCATCGCAGGTACCATGGCGATTGTAGTAATCTGCTGCTCGGCAATCAACTTAACGAGGTAAGCACTGTCTTGATGTCCACCTGGACGAGCCAAAACTAACTTTGCTCCGCAAGATAAGGGCCAAAATATCTGCCAAACAGAGGGATCGAAGCTAAACGAAAACGATAGTAAAACTTTGTCTGCTGTAGTAAGTGGAAAAGTATTTTGCCTCCAGCACAGTTGATTACAAATCCCAGCGTGGCAAATCATCACTCCCTTGGGCTGTCCTGTAGAACCTGAGGTGTAGATTACATATGTTAGGTTACTTTCCGTTGTCTCACAGACTAGATTTTCTTCGCTCTGCTGGGATATAACTTCCCCATCTGAGTCTAAATAAATTAGCGATCTAGAGGCTGGTAAGCTCTGTGCTAGTCGTTTTTGAGTCAGTAATACTTCTACTTGGGTTTCCTGCAAAATAAAGGATAAGCGTTCTAAAGGATACTCGGGTTCTAGAGGTACATAAGCTCCTCCAGCTTTAAGAATTCCTAACAGTCCTACAACTATCTCTAAGGATCGTATGCAGATGCCAACTAATACTTCAGGACCAACCCCAAGTGACTGCAAGTAATGTGCTAGCTGATTTGCCCGTTGGTTTAACTGCTGACAAGTAAAGTATTTATTATCAAAAACTACAGCTACAGCATCAGGTGTTTGCGTTACTTGAGCTTCAAACATTTGATGAATGTACGTAGAATTAACGGACAAGGCTGGAGCATTATGTTCTACTTCTAAATTTTGCAGGAAGTTAGTTTCGTTTAATAGATTTCTTTGGATATTTTGCTTGAAATAGGAATTTTCTTTTTTTGTTTTCATACTCATTTTCACTGTTTTTAGTTAAACACTAACAATACTTCTAAAATTTAAAATATTTAGGTATTTAATAAACGTTTTTAAAGGTATCAGGACTTACGTAAGAGTCATTTGAATGGACGGATGTTGGAGTTGTGCAATCAAATAATCTCAGAGCATCCCGTGCTTGATCTGGTAGATAGTCTTACTGCTGTGGTAGGCAATCGAATTGAGCCGAATCCAAACGAGTAAGGCACAAGCAAGATGATTGCGTTGAATGCGAGGTTTACGACATTGGCAAGCTGCGAGTGCGGTTAAGTGCTTCAACTCACGGTGAAACTCCTCAATCTGAAGAGCGGATGCCACAGGCATCTTGCACAGCATCAGTGTCAGCTTGGGCTAAGTCGTTGGTGGCGACAAATTCCGTCGTGTTGGTAGCAACAGTGACTCGCAACAGTTTCACCTTTTTAACTTTCGGGAAGCCTGGGATGTTGAGCAACTTGCCTTGCTGCACATCGCTATCACTCCAGACCAGTTCATCCCCGCGCACGTACGGTGCACTGCCGCCACTATCATCGACGCGACGGTTGGTTTTGAGTGGGCAGTAATACACGCCGAATTGGTCGATTTGCCCCATCAACTTCGGTGTTGCCTACCAGCTGTCCATCAAGACGGTACGAAACGATAACTGCTTGCTGTAGACTACTCCCTTCAGCATGTTGGCAACACGATCCAACTTACTTTGTCCATCCCCATCCGGGTCATCGACTCGATAGTTAATTGGGGATGGCTGTAGCAGCACTTTAACGTTGTCCCACAGCAACCGAGGCGTTAGCCTCTCGCCCCGAAGATAGCGATTGATGCGGTCATGGCTAATGCCTTCTAGATCGTCAGCCAGATGAGTGACGATGTAGTTGATAGGACTGCTCAGCAACTACTGCCTGTAATCCAGTTTGGTGCAGCTCATTTCTCCCGTCTAAAACTACTTTTGCGTAAGTCCTGAACCAGATACATTCGAGAAATAGTTTATGGTAAACGAAGACCCATAACGTACTGGGAAATAACTACTGACCCAGAAACAATGCCAGAAAATTCTACTTCGTTTATCATGACTAATCTTCAAGGAAATTTGAAGAAGACTTTAGGCGATCTCTATGGTTTAAGAACGTGGGTTGAATATGGTTTTCGGCAGTGTAAACAGGAATTGGGGTGGACAGATTATCGCTTCACTAATTTTAAGGATATTGAAAAGTGGTGGGAGATTATTTTTTGTGCTTACACCATGATTAGTTGAAATTCTTCAGCTTTTTTAGCTTTACATCAATCCGATAAAATTGAAACTGATGTATAAGAAGATAATTCTGGAGATTATTCTAATCATCCACAATGGAACCATGGAGGTGGATGGAAAAATACTCTAAATAATCTTCGTTTAATTGTCCAACCGCTCTTTCTGTTTTGGTTGATTTATCCCTGGTTAGATATCTTTCCTAATTCTGATTTATTGCTTGGATTTAATCACCTAATTAGTGCAATGAATCAATTCAAACCCTTTTATTCTTCTGGATAAAAGAGTTTATCTACTACTTGTTGGCTTCGGCAAGTGACAGAAGAGGGTTAGAATGACAAAGGTACTTAATTACGTCTTGTATTGGGAATGAATGAAGTGCTAGAAGTTCCAACGGACATATCTTTTAAACAAGCTATTGATTTAACTCAATTATTGCTGGATCAAGTTGTATCTAGACAGATCCAAGAATCTGAAGTAGAAGTAGTTGTGTCTGATTTGGTTAGAACGCAAAATGGTGCTAGAGGGTTTTTTGTGACTTATTTAACTTCTGATTTGCCAGTAGTTGATCGCTTAACAAATTCGGTTGTGGAAGCTTTGCGATCGCATCCTGAAACTGTCGCGGAATTGTTAGTGAAGAATATTGCGATGTCTGCAGCCCAAGCAATCTATCACCACCGCAATCAAGCTGAGGAAATGGCACAAGGTTCGTTACGAGTTCAACAGCGTACGCAAAGGTTAATTCAATTAGTTAATCTTGCTGCTGTAGATCAACATGCTCAGGAGTTGTTAGATACTGCTACAACTGGAGAAGGTAGCTACAAAAACTTTCTCAATCGCTGGGGTTACGATACTGAACAAAGACAAGTGATTTGCCAAGCACTACAACAAGTCTTATCCCGCGCCAGTTAAAGTGTCGCGACTTCAACTAACCACTAAATCCTACTAAGAATACAGCGATCGCACCAATCCAGCATTAGGACTGCCTTTGAAGGAATAGTTTTTGTCTTTCATAGAAGTACCTACGTGTTAAACTTATATATTTATTGTTACATTTAGTAACGGATTTTTCATACTGATACTATATTCCTCCTACGCCAGGATTGAGCTGAATCAATATCCAAGTGAGATAGGTGCCGATTGGTCCCCAAAGCATATATGGTAGGAGTAACCAAGACGCTGTTGTTGATACCTTACGGACAGAAATCGCCACAACATAAGCTAATATCGTTGCCAATCCGCCAAAAATTAATCCACCAACGAGACTACGTAATTCGACAACGACAGGACTATAGAGAGTTGTGAGGAGGCCGATCGCAATATATAACCCCATGAATAGCCACGGGCGATCGCGTCTTGCACGGCGGGATTTTTCCCAGACTAAAATTGCTGAGATTGTGCCACAAATCCAAACAACTGCCCAAATCAGGGGAATCAATGATTCAAAGGTTAACCATCCAGGGCGAGTTAAGTTTTGAAACCACGGATCTTGCAATGAAGTCAGTAGATTTCCTCCTAAAAAAATTGCTACTGAAACGGCAAGAATTATCCATCTAGCTTTCATAGTTAAGTTGGTAATTGAGTGCGACTTGTGACGATTACTGATTAGCAGTAGCTAAAGGTTTGATAAAAATCATTATGTGTTGCGATGGCAGGATATTTTCAGCTTTTTGCCATTGCAATCCTACAAGTGCCATTTCTTTT
This genomic interval carries:
- a CDS encoding response regulator transcription factor, coding for MPHVLLVDDEVPLCESLTYALQKEGYEVTTAGDGATALKLFHKQVPDIILLDLMLPEVDGMELCWRIRAFSNIPIIMLTAKDQDIDKVWGLEAGADDYITKPFNTRELLARIKTVMRRHIAGQA
- the cobJ gene encoding precorrin-3B C(17)-methyltransferase; this encodes MLTLQNFQPLAAIATTPTAAKTLQQLCQNGITLWVPESIEGIAGAKVYTGSLKSHVAEHWKTHQGLIFGLATGAVVRLIAPLLQHKSCDPAIVVVDETGKFVISLCSGHQGGADKLTQAIAQLLNATPVLTGAASTLGLPAVDILGIPFGWQRGEGNWTEVSAAIARSEPVQVIQEAGSTLWQSTVSFQKSSLSLEASLDTIPRIYITPLSEKGKALHPLPLTPHPSIHWHPRVLWLGIGCERGTSRELIESTIKHVCQDHQLAEQAIAGIATIDIKADEVGLVEMCRDRNFPLCTFPADILCSVTVPNPSKIVDAEVGTPSVAEAAALCAAKAQHLLVSKQIFRASTEFQGAVTVAIAQAEQEYTGRTGCLLLVGIGPGQLDQITPAAQAAVASADAVIGYSLYIDLIAPLLQPHQIIEALPITQERQRAQRAIALAQWGLTVAVVSSGDIGIYGMAGLVLEELQTQGWDGNTPKVEVFPGITAMQAAAARLGAPLMHDFCAISLSDLLTPWEVIEKRLHAAAMADFVTALYNPRSQTRIQQLTTAIEIFLQYRNPQTPVAVVRSVYRQDEQITLTTLEKLLDIPIDMLSTVLIGNQSTRTHGNWMITPRGYNTG
- a CDS encoding non-ribosomal peptide synthetase, whose translation is MKTKKENSYFKQNIQRNLLNETNFLQNLEVEHNAPALSVNSTYIHQMFEAQVTQTPDAVAVVFDNKYFTCQQLNQRANQLAHYLQSLGVGPEVLVGICIRSLEIVVGLLGILKAGGAYVPLEPEYPLERLSFILQETQVEVLLTQKRLAQSLPASRSLIYLDSDGEVISQQSEENLVCETTESNLTYVIYTSGSTGQPKGVMICHAGICNQLCWRQNTFPLTTADKVLLSFSFSFDPSVWQIFWPLSCGAKLVLARPGGHQDSAYLVKLIAEQQITTIAMVPAMLRLFLEERDVDACKYLRYIFCGGEALPAELQTRFFTRLNIDNVLHNVYGPTEASIDATYYYCDRNSNYRIAPIGRPIANTQIYILNPELQPVPVGVPGELYISGSGLARGYLNRPELTAEKFIPHPFNSEPGIRLYKTFVHTMGGNVLGYRSLAHYLGQDQPFYGLQAKGLDGKQTPHTRVEEMAADYIREIQDFQPFGPYFIGGYSFGGLIAYEMARQLQAQGQKIAVLVLVDTYNRQGLEFEKLSLRSKFSWHLNNLLRLKLKAEFTYIKQKLKQRFYSQKQSTVSLQTTPLQAAFDQALKTYVPQVYSGKLLLFRATQQHKSWSPSMKIDSQLGWGKLVAGGIEIKDLPGHHFNLLREPCVQILAESLQAYLDSMQASE
- a CDS encoding TspO/MBR family protein — encoded protein: MKARWIILAVSVAIFLGGNLLTSLQDPWFQNLTRPGWLTFESLIPLIWAVVWICGTISAILVWEKSRRARRDRPWLFMGLYIAIGLLTTLYSPVVVELRSLVGGLIFGGLATILAYVVAISVRKVSTTASWLLLPYMLWGPIGTYLTWILIQLNPGVGGI